CCATTGGTGTGGTTTGTCGAGTCATGAAATCAAAAATATTCAGGTTATCTTTACCTCCTTGAATTTGTGTCCTTTGtttataaaacaatgaaactgtTTAATCATGCTGGTTGGTGTAGAGCAGCGAGTAATGCCAAAGGCCTTAGAGGCAAGTCAGTTCGCTCTGCGGCCATCTCCGCAACGCCGCTGGGCAGTTCTTTCCAGTCATACGAGACCAGACGTCGATCTCTACAGGGCTGGCCCAAGGgtcccccataccaccacctcagctcaCCCAGATtcttcatcattccatagggACAGAGAGATTGAAGCCCCTgggcctttatcgaccacccaagcagcacatatctgcatttgccagtggcagcagccaacagctgGAACTGATTAACcttattaaagtaaataaatataagatcatatatataatataatatcagttttacctgtgtaacagcatttcattttattattcaatgttatttttgtgtaatttttatcatgataCCTTGGTGCTCTTGGTGTGCCCCAAACAGCCACGTAATtggagtatgccttgggccagCTCTGGATCTCTATGAACGGATAGAGACCGAACTACTGAAAACGTTAAAGGTCAGAATTTTCGGCTGAGGGGGATTTCCATCACAGGTCCCATCACCACCCTTGGTaatcactgtatatacacatactaCTGCCCAGTGTTTCTGGAGAACCCGTCTAatgaagttgcacccactgctgacacggatgtgcaaatgcacacactgcttgttGCATCCCAGTAGAGAAATCTTGCTGCTGGGAATATTTGGGAGGTGATAAACATGGGGAgaagtggagcagtggaaccatgTTCTCAGGAATGCGATGGGGTGGTAATCTTCCACCAGCCTgaactcactgatgctcttatcccTGAACAGGTCAACATCCTCACTTCAGCACTCTAGCAAAATGCAgtagccttcttctctggacagtagagacagttactccaacaaaagcagggtaaacaccttgatttcagaagaaaccaccAAGGAGCcaactgtcccaatacttttgtccatacagtaagTATATACCCAGCTTTGGTGTTCCTTCTTTCAGAGCGGTTTGGTGCAAAACGCTCCATTCCAGTGTTGCTCAAAGACACCTATTGGAGTCAAGTGCTGTGGACATATGCCCAGCTGGGAAAGCGAACCCTACATCATTACCCACTACGCCACACTGACCCCTTGCGGACCCCTGATGGACACCAGCCTCAATCATAGAAAACAATGCTTTATTTCCTTCTCTTTAGAAACTGATACGAACTTCGTTTCTTTAACAATGCGTCTAAACAGCAGCTTCTTTTAATACGCATCCACAGCGTCTCACAGCCCCGAGACCAACGTCTCAACAGGCCTGGAAAAATCGAGAATGCTTGTGCGACAGTTTTCACAAAATCCATAGCGAGGTGCTCCAGAGAAGGCCATCAGGGTTCAGAGGAAGGCATCACACCATTCGGTCAGACACTGCGAGCAGGACGCGGCCTGCCGTGCATTAGCTCCACTAGTGTCCTTCAGCCACTCCGTGAACAGCTCCCGGTCCTTCCTCAACAGCAGGAACTGACCCAACACCACAAACgcctgcagaaagagagagagtcagattAGCAGAGCTTTAGAACCCAGGTCCTCAAAGCTGAGCCTTGAATctagtttccagtcctggaaaCCTCCAGTCCACTTCAGCGGACAGGACCAACAATTGCAaggtccaggactggaaactggattcaaggtccagatttgaggGTTGGTTGGTTACTTGCTTTAGCGTCACACTGGAGCTACCAGGCTAATGTCTCAAACaagaagcaggagctctgacCTCACCACTGCAGGTCCTACTAGATACTAGATCTTGCAGTGCTTAGCTGCGATTAGCAACGTTTCTCAAACCTGTCCACGGGCCTCCCCAGATCGCTCCACCCAGTGCAGGCATGTTGGAAGCTAGGTTGGCGCCAAGTCTACTGGGCCAACTGGAGGTTctgaggactggtttgagaaccactagATTAAAGCAAGCTCACGCTCTTAGAACTTGTACTGACTTTGTCGAAGCCCTGCTCTTCCAGCTTCTTCCCCAGCACCTCTCCGATCCCAGACAGAGCGGTGACGGGCTTGTCCCCCATGGGTTCTGCCACGAAGTCTCTGTGCTTCTGAGAGGTAGTCGACATCTCAGGACGTCCAATGATCAAAAGCCTTTAgttgctgcttctgctgctgcgcCGTGATACTCCAGTTTGTTCTCTAGAGGTGAGGAGATGAAGGAAAATCTCAGTTAACAAGGTAACCATTCCACTGAAGGCCTTTAGCAGATGTTCTTCTCCA
The Salminus brasiliensis chromosome 10, fSalBra1.hap2, whole genome shotgun sequence genome window above contains:
- the LOC140564911 gene encoding barrier-to-autointegration factor-like, which encodes MSTTSQKHRDFVAEPMGDKPVTALSGIGEVLGKKLEEQGFDKAFVVLGQFLLLRKDRELFTEWLKDTSGANARQAASCSQCLTEWCDAFL